The following coding sequences are from one Roseburia hominis A2-183 window:
- a CDS encoding trigger factor, with translation MKKRTVALMLCAMMAFGAAGCGAKDADPAATEATESATSTEGLADSAVSGTITSTPCASSAFDLKGSDYVTLCDYSAIPVTITGDYDVDDQKVKDYFKQMFDNYGPFYMADPDKTTVEEGDIVNVDYVGKLDGTAFSGGTAENQNIDVYQNASATGTGYIDGFTDGLKGASVGDVIDCDVTFPDDYGNTDLAGKAVVFTFTVNSIQKEMTIDDVDDAFAKEQFQVDTVDEMYDQIRSYMESSAEYNKQKDTTTAVQNYLIDNCEAEVPEDYLTARVDDYRRQYIEQNCNGDESQLADYVSTYYGKTVEEMEAYWNEGMEKSIRLEFIMDAIADELGVEVNQDDIDTYAEQLVSQNGYESVEAMYNIYGFGDTDYGKRYFADLYRYDQALDQLLETAVVTIDPSADTESDAVTEDAADATEAGSATNASTTYEAAEGTEKTGAAN, from the coding sequence ATGAAGAAGAGAACAGTAGCACTGATGCTTTGCGCTATGATGGCGTTTGGTGCAGCAGGATGCGGAGCAAAGGACGCCGATCCGGCAGCGACAGAGGCGACAGAGAGCGCAACGTCAACCGAGGGTCTTGCAGACAGTGCGGTTTCCGGTACGATCACAAGCACTCCGTGTGCGAGCAGCGCGTTTGACCTGAAGGGAAGCGATTATGTAACACTCTGTGATTACAGCGCGATTCCGGTTACGATCACCGGGGATTATGACGTGGATGACCAGAAGGTAAAGGACTATTTCAAGCAGATGTTTGACAACTATGGTCCGTTCTATATGGCAGATCCGGACAAGACCACGGTCGAGGAGGGAGACATTGTCAATGTGGATTACGTTGGCAAGCTTGACGGAACAGCGTTTAGCGGAGGTACCGCCGAGAATCAGAACATTGATGTGTACCAGAACGCATCTGCCACAGGAACAGGCTACATCGACGGATTTACGGACGGCTTAAAGGGCGCTTCTGTCGGAGATGTGATCGACTGTGACGTGACATTTCCGGATGATTATGGCAACACGGATCTGGCAGGAAAAGCAGTAGTCTTTACATTTACGGTCAACTCCATTCAGAAGGAAATGACGATCGATGATGTGGATGACGCATTTGCCAAGGAGCAGTTCCAGGTAGATACCGTGGATGAGATGTACGATCAGATCCGCAGCTACATGGAGAGCAGTGCCGAGTATAATAAGCAGAAAGACACTACGACTGCCGTGCAGAATTATCTTATAGATAATTGTGAGGCGGAAGTGCCGGAGGATTATCTTACTGCGCGTGTGGATGATTACAGAAGACAGTACATTGAGCAGAACTGCAACGGAGACGAGAGCCAGCTTGCCGATTATGTGAGCACCTACTACGGAAAGACCGTCGAGGAGATGGAAGCATACTGGAATGAGGGAATGGAAAAGAGTATCCGTCTGGAATTCATTATGGATGCGATCGCAGATGAGCTCGGCGTTGAAGTGAACCAGGACGATATTGATACCTATGCAGAGCAGCTGGTAAGCCAGAACGGATACGAGTCTGTGGAGGCGATGTATAATATCTACGGTTTTGGAGATACCGACTATGGCAAGCGCTATTTCGCAGATCTCTACCGCTACGACCAGGCGCTGGATCAGCTGCTTGAGACGGCGGTTGTGACCATCGATCCGTCTGCGGACACAGAGAGTGACGCGGTGACAGAGGACGCTGCGGATGCAACAGAGGCGGGCAGTGCAACAAACGCATCTACGACGTATGAGGCAGCAGAAGGCACGGAGAAGACCGGGGCAGCCAATTAG
- a CDS encoding DUF1934 domain-containing protein: MTKDVLISISGLQFAGGENSEPVEVITSGSYYKKNGRHYILYDEVAEDTAGTTKNIIKLGDEVLDITKRGETNVHMMFEKDKKNVTYYYTPYGNLLIGIDATKVQVEETEHNLSVKVDYALEVNYEHMADCKITMNIQSKNAGNFKI; the protein is encoded by the coding sequence ATGACAAAAGATGTATTGATCTCCATCAGCGGTCTTCAGTTTGCTGGGGGAGAAAACAGTGAACCGGTAGAGGTGATTACCTCCGGTTCTTATTATAAGAAGAACGGCAGGCATTATATTCTGTATGACGAGGTGGCGGAGGATACGGCGGGTACCACCAAAAATATCATCAAGCTCGGGGATGAGGTACTTGATATCACGAAGCGTGGTGAGACGAATGTACATATGATGTTTGAAAAGGACAAGAAAAATGTCACCTATTATTATACGCCGTACGGGAATCTGCTGATCGGAATTGACGCCACGAAAGTGCAGGTGGAGGAGACGGAACACAATCTGTCCGTAAAAGTGGATTATGCGCTGGAAGTGAATTATGAGCACATGGCGGACTGCAAGATTACCATGAATATTCAATCAAAAAATGCAGGGAATTTCAAAATCTGA